In the Myxococcus fulvus genome, one interval contains:
- a CDS encoding translocation/assembly module TamB domain-containing protein: MSRRRWGRRLLWGLLGGLAFIVLAVVGVLVWATSAPGERFLVGKGLQIANEQFSGRLEIGGLDLAPPGAVLTGVKLYDPEGELVAEIARVEARVRLGGLLQQQVRLTEARIEAPRLYLAQDERGLNLSRAIAPRVPKPEEPPGPRGKLRVDLDELVLQDGYVDFRQELEDGGERHARLEDLDAKATGHFAAATQGFGATLEATAALTQPTKGPVKLSLKGGGEEGALDADVKLDLAGLLLDASANAKLPPEAPPGQPPGAMKADLVVRKLTVPPELPRGFVPSWPLLVPVHVEGTAGIDGDLARAELSGKAADATLELKGDVDLERLRTRGVTVKVRGVDLSALVAEGPKTSLSADLSAKGGGTSLETLDGEVDLTVSPSRFKGQPLGPVELHAKAKDGQYTLSRLLVLVPGASLQAKGQGTTQAVRIDGGLTAGNLALLSDSLTKLLPGAVPPISGSGTLEFKVEGPVRAPGVVAQGNFTSLTYGDYAIRNLTLNAEVPDATRPLTTDATLVIGVLKVGERLFRDVSVGIATEERRLEASVRVMGDTALGLTLAGLVDDDGMGLELQALTLSWPEATWKLQGPTHVGFGGGKVEVEPALRLASGGQALGVRALLVNERLTARVDLDSVDLSLLPRVAVPESLGLGGTVSGFVTAQGRMPRPDAQVKLSWSDGRAKGYEDLQLALDATYVKDRAQGTLSAGLPVAKLTASFDVPVQGVLKRRKDPLSLKANLEGVDLAGVMKLLERPEPVSGTVSAQLVVDGTAKDPRLDFVVSGRQVNYSAPPPGFALKAPLDFDLRAASDKEDGTLDARLDVRGLGTQQTYVVLRTPFTVGGMMARPPQAEDFLSASVDLEARVAELPLAQFEGVGGLQKPGGNVSVQLNLTGSALVPQARLSVLGVGLTAYGLPPMNSQLGVVGDDQDVRVTLAAQREDGPLAQLDLTMDAPLGALQDQEVYGHIPFQLKGRLGPVALQQLPGVAKARATGERAQRTGAPSSQKGLQGELAVELAARGTLDAPRMELTAGVQKLGMGALALGQARLHYGYQDARSKFDVLLTAPSGGTMMVDGGLELDVSLPAIRRGLDTSRAPLEVTLQAKDFDPSFLSGAVEMLRSIGGLIQADAKLAGTLAVPTFQGSMKWKDGKLALMGLGEYRDIQLALEASQERMAINTLAMKAGGGSVWLDAPLTATRNSRGEYELTSPQGNPYPLRARDFPIVFDDQLMAVLSLRAKVEGTISERLVNLRNVSVPEATVELPEAKRKDLQDLERPGDVVLVRNGQPIERRKRKQQQQPSPGDPEPEAPAGPSTEPPTPADAEEDLDAGDEPKPQRAYWVNVNAPRNIWVKGSDLNVELGLSEDFRVEYTDVARLFGQVRVLRGRVDVLGRRFDVQRDSLVSFTGPPTVPYINVTAEHRAESSNITVYVTIRGQGRDITLKPTSEPPLPESEIYTLLATGRRTLERGSGASMTASAQAASVVGSLVANEARKALAAKLPLDVLSIEAGGAGIAGTKLEVGTYVTDKIYVGYTGRVGANIQQGENSNAVRFEYQFGPRWSLEGQYGDARSGGLDLIWTNEY; this comes from the coding sequence TTGAGTCGGCGACGCTGGGGGCGACGACTGCTGTGGGGGCTGCTCGGCGGCCTGGCATTCATCGTGCTCGCCGTGGTGGGCGTGCTCGTCTGGGCGACGTCCGCGCCGGGCGAGCGGTTCCTCGTGGGCAAGGGGCTTCAAATCGCCAACGAACAGTTCTCCGGGCGGCTCGAAATCGGCGGGCTGGACCTGGCGCCGCCGGGCGCTGTGCTCACCGGGGTGAAGCTGTATGACCCGGAGGGAGAGCTGGTCGCGGAGATTGCCCGCGTCGAGGCCCGGGTGCGGCTGGGCGGGCTCCTCCAGCAACAGGTCCGATTGACGGAGGCCCGCATCGAGGCGCCCCGCCTCTACCTGGCCCAGGACGAGCGCGGGTTGAACCTGTCGCGTGCGATTGCGCCCCGCGTGCCCAAGCCCGAGGAGCCGCCCGGCCCGCGCGGCAAGCTGCGCGTGGACCTGGACGAGCTGGTGCTCCAGGACGGCTACGTCGACTTCCGCCAGGAATTGGAGGACGGCGGTGAGCGGCACGCGCGGCTGGAGGACCTGGACGCCAAGGCCACCGGACACTTCGCCGCGGCGACGCAGGGCTTCGGCGCGACGCTGGAGGCCACCGCGGCCCTGACGCAGCCGACGAAGGGCCCCGTGAAGCTGAGCCTCAAGGGCGGCGGCGAGGAGGGCGCGCTGGACGCGGACGTGAAGCTGGACCTCGCGGGGCTCCTGCTCGACGCGAGCGCCAACGCGAAGCTCCCTCCGGAAGCGCCGCCCGGCCAGCCTCCCGGCGCGATGAAGGCGGACCTGGTGGTGCGCAAGCTCACCGTGCCGCCGGAGCTGCCGCGCGGCTTCGTGCCCTCGTGGCCCCTGCTGGTGCCCGTGCACGTGGAGGGCACGGCGGGCATCGATGGCGACCTGGCTCGGGCGGAGCTGTCCGGCAAGGCCGCGGACGCGACGCTCGAGTTGAAGGGCGACGTGGACCTGGAGCGGCTGCGCACCCGCGGCGTCACCGTGAAGGTGCGCGGCGTGGACCTGTCCGCGCTGGTGGCCGAGGGACCGAAGACGAGCCTGTCCGCGGACCTGAGCGCGAAGGGCGGCGGCACCAGCCTGGAGACGCTCGACGGCGAGGTGGACCTCACCGTGTCGCCGTCGCGCTTCAAGGGCCAGCCGCTGGGGCCCGTGGAGCTGCACGCGAAGGCAAAGGATGGCCAGTACACGCTGTCGCGGCTCCTGGTGCTGGTGCCGGGCGCCTCGCTCCAGGCCAAGGGCCAGGGCACGACACAGGCGGTGCGCATCGACGGCGGGCTGACGGCGGGCAACCTGGCCCTGCTGTCCGACTCGCTGACGAAGCTGCTGCCCGGCGCGGTGCCGCCCATCTCCGGCAGCGGAACGCTGGAGTTCAAGGTGGAGGGCCCCGTGCGCGCGCCCGGCGTGGTCGCGCAGGGCAACTTCACGTCGCTGACGTATGGCGACTACGCGATTCGCAACCTCACGCTGAACGCGGAGGTGCCGGACGCCACCCGCCCGCTGACGACCGACGCGACGCTGGTGATTGGTGTGCTGAAGGTGGGCGAGCGCCTGTTCCGCGACGTGTCCGTGGGCATCGCCACCGAGGAGCGCCGCCTGGAGGCCAGCGTGCGCGTCATGGGCGACACGGCGCTGGGGCTGACGCTCGCGGGGCTCGTGGACGACGACGGCATGGGGCTGGAGCTGCAGGCGCTGACGCTGTCGTGGCCGGAGGCGACGTGGAAGCTGCAGGGCCCCACGCACGTGGGCTTCGGCGGGGGCAAGGTGGAGGTGGAGCCCGCGCTGCGGCTCGCCTCGGGGGGACAGGCGCTGGGCGTGCGCGCGCTGCTCGTCAACGAGCGGCTGACGGCGCGCGTGGACCTGGACTCGGTGGACCTGTCGCTGTTGCCGCGCGTCGCGGTGCCGGAGTCGTTGGGACTGGGCGGCACGGTGTCGGGCTTCGTCACCGCCCAGGGCCGGATGCCGCGTCCGGACGCGCAGGTGAAGCTGAGCTGGAGCGACGGGCGCGCGAAGGGCTACGAGGACCTGCAGCTCGCGCTGGACGCGACGTACGTGAAGGACCGCGCGCAGGGCACGCTCTCCGCGGGCCTGCCGGTGGCGAAGCTCACCGCGAGCTTCGACGTGCCAGTGCAGGGCGTGCTGAAGCGGCGCAAGGACCCGCTGTCGCTCAAGGCGAACCTGGAGGGCGTGGACCTGGCCGGGGTGATGAAGCTGCTCGAGCGCCCGGAGCCGGTGAGCGGCACCGTGTCCGCGCAGCTCGTGGTGGACGGCACCGCGAAGGACCCGCGCCTGGACTTCGTGGTGAGCGGCCGGCAGGTGAACTACAGCGCGCCGCCCCCGGGCTTCGCCTTGAAGGCCCCGCTGGACTTCGACCTGCGCGCGGCCTCCGACAAGGAGGACGGCACGCTGGACGCGCGCCTGGACGTGCGCGGGCTGGGCACCCAGCAGACCTACGTGGTGCTGCGCACGCCCTTCACGGTGGGCGGGATGATGGCGCGGCCGCCGCAAGCAGAGGACTTCCTCTCCGCGTCGGTGGACCTGGAGGCGCGCGTGGCGGAGCTGCCCCTGGCCCAGTTCGAGGGCGTGGGCGGACTGCAGAAGCCCGGCGGCAATGTGTCCGTGCAGCTCAACCTCACCGGCTCCGCGCTGGTGCCCCAGGCGCGCCTGAGCGTGCTGGGCGTGGGGCTCACCGCGTACGGGCTGCCGCCGATGAACAGCCAATTGGGCGTGGTGGGTGACGACCAGGACGTGCGCGTGACGCTGGCCGCGCAGCGCGAGGACGGGCCCCTGGCGCAGCTGGACCTCACGATGGACGCGCCGCTGGGCGCGCTGCAGGACCAGGAGGTCTACGGACACATCCCCTTCCAGCTCAAGGGTCGGCTGGGCCCGGTGGCCCTGCAGCAGCTGCCCGGCGTGGCCAAGGCGCGCGCGACGGGCGAGCGCGCGCAGCGGACGGGCGCGCCGTCATCCCAGAAGGGACTGCAGGGCGAGCTGGCGGTGGAGCTGGCCGCGCGAGGCACGCTGGACGCGCCGCGCATGGAGCTGACCGCCGGTGTGCAGAAGCTGGGCATGGGCGCGCTGGCGCTGGGTCAAGCGCGGTTGCACTACGGCTACCAGGACGCGCGCTCCAAGTTCGACGTGCTGCTCACCGCGCCGTCGGGCGGAACGATGATGGTGGACGGTGGCCTGGAGCTGGACGTGTCGCTGCCCGCGATTCGCCGGGGCCTGGACACCTCGCGCGCGCCCTTGGAGGTGACGCTGCAGGCGAAGGACTTCGACCCGTCGTTCCTGTCCGGCGCGGTGGAGATGCTGCGCAGCATCGGCGGGTTGATCCAGGCGGACGCGAAGCTCGCGGGCACGCTCGCGGTGCCCACCTTCCAGGGGTCGATGAAGTGGAAGGACGGCAAGCTCGCGCTGATGGGGCTGGGCGAGTACCGCGACATCCAGCTGGCGCTGGAGGCCAGCCAGGAGCGCATGGCCATCAACACGCTGGCCATGAAGGCCGGCGGCGGCTCCGTCTGGCTGGACGCGCCGCTGACGGCCACGCGCAACTCGCGGGGCGAGTACGAGCTGACCAGCCCCCAGGGCAACCCCTACCCGCTCCGCGCCCGCGACTTCCCCATCGTCTTCGACGACCAGTTGATGGCGGTCTTGAGCCTGCGCGCGAAGGTGGAGGGCACCATCTCCGAGCGGCTCGTCAACCTGCGCAACGTCTCCGTGCCGGAGGCCACCGTCGAGCTGCCGGAGGCCAAGCGCAAGGACCTCCAGGACCTGGAGCGCCCCGGCGACGTGGTGCTCGTGCGCAATGGTCAGCCCATCGAGCGGCGCAAGCGCAAGCAGCAACAGCAGCCCTCGCCCGGAGACCCCGAGCCCGAGGCCCCCGCGGGTCCGTCCACCGAGCCTCCGACGCCCGCCGACGCGGAGGAGGACCTGGACGCGGGCGACGAGCCGAAGCCCCAGCGCGCGTACTGGGTGAACGTGAACGCGCCGCGCAACATCTGGGTGAAGGGCAGCGACCTCAACGTGGAGCTGGGCCTGTCCGAGGACTTCCGCGTCGAGTACACCGACGTGGCGCGCCTCTTCGGACAGGTGCGCGTGCTGCGCGGCCGCGTGGACGTGCTGGGTCGCCGCTTCGACGTGCAGCGCGACAGCCTGGTGAGCTTCACCGGCCCGCCCACCGTCCCGTACATCAACGTCACCGCGGAGCACCGCGCCGAGAGCTCCAACATCACGGTGTACGTCACCATCCGGGGCCAGGGCCGCGACATCACCCTGAAGCCCACGAGCGAGCCGCCCCTGCCCGAGTCCGAAATCTACACGCTGCTCGCCACCGGTCGGCGCACGCTGGAGCGAGGCTCCGGCGCGTCCATGACGGCCAGCGCGCAGGCGGCCTCCGTGGTGGGCTCGCTCGTCGCCAACGAGGCACGCAAGGCGCTGGCCGCGAAGCTGCCGCTGGACGTGCTCTCGATTGAAGCGGGCGGCGCGGGCATCGCCGGCACCAAGCTGGAGGTGGGCACCTACGTCACCGACAAAATCTACGTCGGCTACACCGGACGCGTGGGCGCCAACATCCAGCAGGGAGAGAACTCCAACGCGGTCCGCTTCGAGTACCAGTTCGGACCGCGCTGGAGCCTGGAAGGACAGTACGGCGACGCCCGCTCGGGCGGCCTCGACCTCATCTGGACCAACGAGTACTGA